The following proteins are encoded in a genomic region of Streptococcus constellatus subsp. constellatus:
- a CDS encoding MerR family transcriptional regulator, protein MQNNIHTITEVSEKYQISSNTLRYYERIGLLPDIPRQSNGNRYFTENNLKWLEMIICLRHSGIPIETLVNYAELLKQGKGTEKERENLLREQLATLYQKQANLQRSIDRLEHKISLYESGDIAQELSYFEEYAILSDEKDSWKEIDV, encoded by the coding sequence ATGCAAAACAACATTCATACCATCACAGAAGTTAGTGAAAAATACCAAATTAGTAGCAATACTCTACGCTATTATGAACGTATTGGTCTATTGCCAGATATACCGAGACAGTCAAATGGGAACCGTTATTTCACAGAGAATAATTTAAAGTGGCTAGAAATGATTATCTGTTTAAGACATTCTGGCATCCCAATTGAGACTTTGGTAAACTACGCAGAGCTATTGAAACAAGGTAAGGGAACGGAAAAAGAGCGTGAGAACTTACTCCGTGAACAGTTGGCAACCTTATATCAAAAGCAAGCTAACCTTCAGCGTTCCATAGATCGTTTGGAGCATAAAATATCCCTATATGAATCTGGTGATATTGCGCAAGAGCTCTCCTATTTTGAAGAGTATGCTATTTTGTCAGACGAAAAAGATAGTTGGAAGGAGATTGATGTATGA
- a CDS encoding DegV family protein, with translation MTFKILTDSTADLPESWALENDVQILGLTIQLDGETYETVGDKKLTSEQLLSKMESGSQPTTSQINVGQFEAIFRHYAEIGMPVLYIAFASLLSGTYQSAVMARDIVLEDFPEAVIQMIDTKAASMGEGLLVMKAVEAKTAGQSLEQVVTLIESLLPKVRTYFLVDDLNHLMRGGRISKTAALMGNLVNIKPIIAVKADGRLDSVAKVRGKKKAHAEVVRMTLEGISDPRVVIAYAGSNSQDVAQVLKEQLLLSDQVNEVLILPLGPVIATHTGPGTLGLFSIAYENQD, from the coding sequence ATGACTTTTAAGATTTTAACGGATTCAACAGCAGATCTTCCAGAAAGCTGGGCTTTAGAAAATGATGTTCAAATTCTCGGTCTGACCATTCAGCTGGATGGAGAGACATATGAAACAGTCGGAGATAAGAAACTAACGAGTGAGCAGCTTCTTTCTAAAATGGAATCCGGTAGCCAGCCGACAACTAGTCAAATCAATGTTGGCCAGTTTGAAGCTATCTTTCGTCACTATGCTGAGATTGGCATGCCAGTCCTTTATATTGCTTTTGCATCTCTTTTATCAGGAACTTATCAGAGTGCAGTCATGGCACGGGATATAGTTTTAGAAGATTTTCCAGAAGCTGTCATCCAAATGATAGATACCAAGGCTGCATCTATGGGAGAAGGTCTTTTAGTGATGAAAGCGGTAGAGGCAAAAACTGCTGGGCAAAGTTTAGAACAGGTAGTAACCTTGATAGAATCCTTACTGCCAAAAGTGCGTACTTATTTCCTCGTGGATGATTTGAACCATCTCATGCGAGGCGGACGGATTTCAAAAACGGCAGCTCTCATGGGGAATTTGGTCAATATCAAGCCAATTATTGCTGTTAAGGCAGATGGTAGGCTAGATTCTGTGGCTAAAGTTCGTGGCAAGAAAAAAGCTCATGCTGAAGTAGTGCGCATGACTTTGGAAGGTATTTCTGATCCACGTGTGGTAATTGCTTATGCAGGGTCAAACAGTCAGGATGTGGCTCAAGTATTAAAAGAGCAACTTCTTCTGTCAGATCAAGTTAATGAAGTTTTAATCCTACCATTAGGACCCGTTATTGCTACCCACACTGGTCCTGGAACTTTGGGATTATTTAGTATTGCCTATGAAAATCAAGATTAA
- a CDS encoding nucleoside phosphorylase, producing the protein MLLEEFEDVAGVIEPTDRQVIAKGEICKTIILSFNGEILKRLIESEEVYPGGCLKNLNGQFLWYIYKCDENKVAVMTALIGAPSMIGQLEELAARGFKNFIILGSCGVLDHSIEADRIILPAAALRDEGTSYHYAPPGDEIVYDEPLLIQLEAIFDKHDIEHIRAKSWTTDAFYRETPDKVKRRLAAGAQVVDMETSAIMAWSQFRKTKVYQFFYTADYVNHHNQTWDARHNERKADAMTFFTIALTIAKELERN; encoded by the coding sequence GTGCTATTAGAGGAATTTGAAGATGTAGCTGGGGTTATTGAACCAACAGATAGGCAGGTTATTGCTAAGGGAGAGATTTGTAAAACTATCATCTTGTCTTTTAACGGAGAAATTTTGAAACGTTTGATTGAGTCAGAAGAAGTTTATCCAGGAGGCTGTTTAAAAAATCTAAACGGTCAATTTCTTTGGTATATATATAAATGTGATGAAAATAAAGTTGCGGTCATGACAGCGCTTATTGGAGCTCCATCAATGATTGGCCAATTGGAGGAATTGGCAGCCAGAGGTTTCAAGAATTTCATCATTCTAGGTTCTTGTGGCGTTTTGGATCACTCGATTGAAGCGGACAGGATTATCCTGCCTGCTGCTGCTTTGCGAGATGAAGGCACTAGCTATCACTATGCCCCACCGGGTGATGAAATCGTTTATGACGAGCCCCTATTGATTCAGCTGGAAGCTATCTTTGACAAGCACGATATTGAGCATATCCGCGCCAAGTCTTGGACGACTGATGCCTTTTATCGGGAAACGCCTGATAAGGTCAAGCGTCGCTTAGCTGCTGGAGCCCAAGTGGTGGACATGGAAACTTCCGCTATCATGGCTTGGAGCCAATTTCGCAAGACTAAAGTCTATCAGTTCTTCTACACAGCTGACTATGTGAATCATCATAACCAAACCTGGGATGCTCGCCATAACGAACGGAAGGCTGATGCCATGACTTTTTTCACGATCGCTTTGACAATAGCAAAGGAACTAGAAAGGAACTGA
- a CDS encoding helix-turn-helix domain-containing protein produces the protein MIKSNLLEWFPQGKFQSNPSVKEDEVAIPLSKNQWLLLKMSSLTEREQQLVSLLTGEESAFDGGPWYDYLVHSRGKLPKSVQKIQFVHCHLFHYENETIGSWLEMMRTILPNRIADFQLSSQDYIFVLDQTQLIPVKAVLRDTLSAIEYDFSLTLTIQIGQIWSQMFEESYSELFRAENTLFAKWWEQAQHSNVHSFSQLFLWGISQKDFILPLLTKKLHQLIESQDQLVDIIAALWENTAVVTKAAQQLYIHRNTLQYHIDKWEELTGLQLKDLTDLTLCYHVILTDLF, from the coding sequence ATGATAAAAAGTAATTTGTTAGAATGGTTTCCTCAAGGGAAGTTTCAATCCAATCCGAGCGTAAAAGAAGATGAAGTGGCAATTCCCTTATCAAAAAATCAATGGCTGTTATTAAAAATGAGTAGCTTGACAGAAAGAGAACAACAGCTTGTTTCTTTACTGACTGGAGAAGAGTCAGCGTTTGATGGTGGACCTTGGTACGATTATCTGGTTCATAGTCGTGGCAAATTGCCAAAAAGTGTACAAAAGATACAATTTGTTCATTGTCATTTATTCCATTATGAAAATGAAACAATCGGATCTTGGTTAGAAATGATGCGGACCATACTGCCCAATAGAATAGCAGATTTTCAGCTGTCTTCTCAGGATTATATCTTTGTACTAGATCAAACGCAACTTATCCCCGTAAAAGCTGTCCTTCGTGATACTTTATCAGCCATCGAATATGACTTTAGCTTAACTCTGACAATTCAAATCGGACAGATTTGGTCTCAAATGTTTGAAGAGAGCTACTCTGAGCTATTTCGAGCAGAGAATACCCTTTTTGCTAAATGGTGGGAACAAGCTCAGCATTCTAATGTCCATTCTTTTTCCCAACTCTTTTTATGGGGGATTAGCCAAAAGGATTTCATATTGCCACTCTTAACGAAGAAACTTCATCAATTGATTGAAAGTCAGGATCAGCTCGTTGATATTATTGCCGCTTTGTGGGAAAATACAGCGGTTGTGACAAAAGCTGCTCAGCAGTTGTATATTCATCGGAACACGTTACAATATCACATCGATAAATGGGAAGAATTGACGGGTTTACAGCTAAAAGACCTAACAGATTTGACGCTATGTTATCATGTTATTTTAACTGATTTATTCTAA
- the rlmB gene encoding 23S rRNA (guanosine(2251)-2'-O)-methyltransferase RlmB, which translates to MENNDIVYGVHAVTEALMANTGNKLYIQDDLRGKNVAKMKDLAAEKKVSISWTTKKILQEMTDGAVHQGFVLRVSEFAYTDFEAMLKMATQEDNPLLLILDGLTDPHNLGSILRTADATNVTGIIIPKHRAVGVTPVVAKTSTGAVEHVPIARVTNLSQTLDKLKNAGFWIFGTDMNGTPSTKWNTAGKLALIIGNEGKGISTNIKKHVDEMITIPMNGHVQSLNASVAAAILMYEVFRNRL; encoded by the coding sequence ATGGAAAATAACGATATTGTATACGGTGTACATGCTGTGACGGAAGCTCTCATGGCCAATACTGGAAATAAACTCTATATTCAAGATGATCTACGTGGGAAAAATGTTGCTAAGATGAAAGATTTGGCAGCAGAAAAAAAGGTTTCCATTTCTTGGACTACCAAAAAAATACTACAAGAAATGACAGATGGTGCCGTTCATCAAGGTTTTGTCTTGCGTGTTTCAGAATTTGCTTATACGGATTTTGAGGCGATGTTGAAAATGGCAACTCAGGAAGACAATCCTCTCTTGCTCATTTTAGATGGTCTAACAGATCCGCATAATTTAGGCTCTATTTTACGGACGGCTGATGCGACAAATGTTACAGGCATCATTATTCCGAAGCATCGAGCAGTTGGTGTCACGCCGGTCGTTGCTAAGACCTCTACAGGAGCTGTAGAGCACGTTCCGATCGCTCGGGTGACCAACCTCAGCCAAACTTTGGACAAGCTGAAAAATGCAGGTTTTTGGATTTTTGGAACGGATATGAATGGAACTCCGTCTACTAAGTGGAATACAGCAGGCAAACTCGCTCTGATTATCGGCAATGAAGGTAAAGGCATTTCTACTAATATTAAAAAGCATGTAGATGAAATGATTACCATTCCTATGAATGGACATGTGCAGAGCCTTAATGCTAGTGTGGCTGCAGCCATTCTCATGTATGAAGTGTTTAGAAATCGCTTATGA
- a CDS encoding NYN domain-containing protein → MRNLNEQWTVFTQGALRVSACELEKRVAITKSDLNQMSQQLQMGKPPLCPMDNPTLRNL, encoded by the coding sequence ATGCGCAATTTAAATGAGCAGTGGACTGTCTTTACCCAAGGAGCTTTGCGTGTTTCGGCTTGTGAACTCGAAAAGCGAGTAGCTATTACAAAGTCGGATCTGAATCAAATGAGCCAACAGCTTCAAATGGGAAAACCACCTTTATGTCCTATGGACAATCCAACCTTACGCAATTTATAG
- the rplM gene encoding 50S ribosomal protein L13, producing the protein MNKTTYMAKPGEVERKWYVVDATDVPLGRLSAVVASVLRGKNKPTFTPHTDTGDFVIVINAEKVKLTGKKATDKVYYTHSMYPGGLKSITAGELRSKNAVCLIEKSVKGMLPHNTLGRAQGMKLKVFVGAEHTHAAQQPEVLDISGLI; encoded by the coding sequence ATGAACAAAACAACATACATGGCTAAGCCAGGTGAAGTTGAACGGAAATGGTACGTAGTAGACGCTACTGATGTACCTCTTGGACGCCTTTCTGCTGTTGTAGCAAGCGTGCTTCGTGGAAAAAATAAACCAACTTTTACACCTCATACTGATACAGGTGACTTCGTAATTGTTATCAATGCTGAAAAAGTAAAATTAACTGGTAAAAAGGCAACTGATAAAGTTTACTACACTCACTCAATGTACCCAGGTGGATTGAAATCTATTACTGCTGGTGAACTCCGCTCTAAGAACGCTGTTTGCTTGATTGAGAAATCAGTTAAGGGTATGCTTCCACACAATACTCTTGGCCGTGCTCAAGGTATGAAATTGAAAGTATTTGTAGGTGCTGAGCACACTCATGCTGCACAACAACCAGAAGTTCTTGATATTTCAGGACTTATCTAA
- a CDS encoding ABC transporter ATP-binding protein: protein MVELNLKNIYKKYPNSEHYSVEDFNLNIKDKEFIVFVGPSGCGKSTTLRMIAGLEDITEGECSIDGRVVNDVAPKDRDIAMVFQNYALYPHMTVHDNMAFGLKLRKYSKDDIEKRVNEAADILGLKEFLDRKPADLSGGQRQRVAMGRAIVRDAKVFLMDEPLSNLDAKLRVSMRAEIAKIHRRIGATTIYVTHDQTEAMTLADRIVIMSATKNPSGTGTIGRIEQIGTPQEVYKNPVNKFVAGFIGSPAMNFINVTLKGDEIVAQDLSLKVPEGALKVLREKGYEGKKLIFGIRPEDINTEAAFLETFPDSVVHAKISVSELLGSESHLYCQVADNEFIAKVDARDYLKAGAGIDLGFDLNKAHFFDPETEKTVY from the coding sequence ATGGTAGAATTAAATTTAAAAAATATTTACAAAAAATATCCAAACAGCGAACACTACTCTGTAGAAGATTTCAACTTGAATATTAAAGATAAGGAATTTATCGTTTTCGTAGGACCTTCAGGCTGTGGGAAATCCACTACACTTCGTATGATTGCTGGTCTTGAAGATATTACAGAAGGTGAATGCTCAATTGATGGACGCGTGGTCAACGATGTGGCGCCAAAAGACCGCGATATTGCTATGGTTTTCCAGAACTATGCTTTGTATCCACACATGACCGTGCATGACAATATGGCTTTTGGTTTGAAACTTCGTAAATACAGCAAGGATGATATTGAAAAACGTGTAAATGAAGCAGCGGACATTCTTGGTTTGAAAGAATTCTTGGATCGTAAACCAGCTGACCTTTCAGGTGGTCAACGTCAACGTGTAGCCATGGGACGTGCCATTGTCCGTGATGCAAAGGTATTCCTGATGGACGAACCACTTTCTAACTTGGATGCGAAATTGCGGGTATCCATGCGTGCAGAAATCGCTAAAATTCACCGTCGTATTGGAGCAACAACTATCTATGTTACCCACGACCAAACAGAAGCGATGACCTTGGCTGATCGTATCGTTATCATGTCTGCAACAAAGAATCCTTCAGGAACGGGTACAATTGGACGTATAGAACAAATCGGTACCCCACAAGAAGTTTACAAAAACCCAGTTAATAAATTTGTTGCAGGCTTTATCGGAAGCCCAGCGATGAACTTCATCAATGTAACTTTGAAAGGTGATGAAATTGTAGCACAAGACCTTTCTCTGAAAGTACCAGAAGGTGCCTTGAAGGTACTTCGTGAAAAAGGCTATGAAGGCAAGAAACTCATTTTTGGTATTCGTCCAGAAGACATCAATACAGAAGCTGCTTTCCTTGAAACCTTCCCAGATTCAGTAGTACATGCTAAAATCTCTGTATCCGAATTGCTTGGTTCGGAATCTCATTTGTATTGCCAAGTGGCTGACAATGAATTTATTGCTAAAGTAGATGCTCGTGATTACCTCAAAGCTGGAGCAGGTATTGACCTTGGCTTTGACTTGAACAAAGCACACTTCTTTGATCCAGAAACAGAAAAGACAGTTTATTAA
- a CDS encoding IS3 family transposase, which yields MPVYSSLVVQVKLKGLSPVQYRTKSFG from the coding sequence ATACCCGTTTATAGTTCACTTGTTGTCCAGGTAAAACTAAAAGGACTCAGTCCTGTGCAATACAGAACTAAATCCTTTGGATAA
- the cysE gene encoding serine O-acetyltransferase, giving the protein MGWWKETIAIVKENDPAARSLLEVLLTYPGIKALAAHRISHFLWNHGCKLLARMHSQFWRFWTQIEIHPGAKIASGVFIDHGSGLVIGETAVVEKGVMLYHGVTLGGTGKDAGKRHPTVRQGALISAHAQLIGPIEIGENARVGAGAVVVADVPSDVTVVGIPAKIVRVHGQKDTPTIKNLEEIREESYYSSKL; this is encoded by the coding sequence ATGGGTTGGTGGAAAGAGACAATAGCGATTGTAAAAGAAAATGATCCAGCAGCTCGCTCCTTGCTCGAGGTGCTGTTGACTTATCCTGGTATTAAGGCTTTAGCAGCTCATCGGATTTCTCACTTTCTTTGGAATCATGGTTGTAAACTCTTAGCTCGGATGCATAGTCAATTTTGGCGTTTTTGGACCCAGATTGAGATTCATCCGGGAGCAAAGATTGCTTCGGGTGTTTTCATTGATCACGGGAGTGGCTTAGTGATTGGTGAGACGGCTGTTGTGGAAAAAGGAGTGATGCTTTATCATGGTGTTACTCTTGGAGGAACTGGCAAAGATGCTGGGAAACGTCACCCAACGGTTCGCCAAGGCGCACTCATTTCCGCTCATGCGCAGCTCATTGGTCCGATTGAAATCGGTGAAAATGCCAGGGTAGGAGCGGGTGCAGTAGTGGTGGCGGATGTACCAAGTGATGTGACAGTTGTTGGTATACCGGCTAAAATCGTCCGTGTGCATGGTCAAAAAGATACTCCAACTATCAAGAATTTAGAAGAAATCCGCGAAGAAAGTTATTACTCATCTAAATTGTAG
- a CDS encoding Mini-ribonuclease 3, with product MIDVNLINGIALAFEGDAVYSTYIRRHLIFQGLTKPNQLHREATKYVSAKAQANLISLMLEEGILTEKEEEIYKRGRNANSHTKAKNADIITYRMSTGFEAIMGYLHMTGAIERLEELIDWCIVRVENTNHDKK from the coding sequence GTGATTGATGTCAATCTCATAAACGGTATTGCTTTGGCTTTTGAAGGGGATGCTGTCTACTCAACTTATATCCGTCGTCATTTAATTTTCCAAGGCTTAACCAAGCCCAATCAGCTGCATAGGGAAGCGACTAAGTATGTTTCGGCTAAAGCGCAAGCCAATCTCATCTCTCTCATGCTAGAAGAGGGAATCCTGACAGAAAAGGAAGAAGAAATCTACAAGCGTGGACGCAATGCCAATAGTCATACAAAAGCTAAAAATGCGGATATCATTACTTATCGCATGTCTACAGGCTTTGAGGCTATTATGGGCTACCTACATATGACGGGAGCTATTGAGCGCTTAGAAGAGTTAATTGACTGGTGCATTGTCAGAGTGGAGAACACAAATCATGATAAAAAGTAA
- the cysS gene encoding cysteine--tRNA ligase, protein MIKIYDTMTRSLREFMPIEEGKVRMYVCGPTVYNYIHVGNARSTVAFDTVRRYFEYRGFEVNYISNFTDVDDKIINRAKDEGITPKEVADKYIAAFREDVTALGVKPATRHPRVVEFMADIIRFVEDLIDKGYAYESEGDVYFRVEKSHNYAKLANKTLADLELGASGRTDEETARKENPVDFALWKAAKSGEISWDSPWGPGRPGWHIECSVMSTEILGDTIDIHGGGADLEFPHHTNEIAQSEAKTGQTFANYWMHNGFVNIDDVKMSKSLGNFITVHDALKTIDGQVLRFFFATQHYRKPINFTEKAVHDAAINLKYLKNTYEQPFTDQADSVQLQVLLDKFTAAMDEDFNAANGITVVFELAKWINSGNYTAEVKEAFAKLLEVFGIVFVEEVLDADIERLIEERQVARANRDFATADRIRNELAAQGIKLLDTKDGVRWTRD, encoded by the coding sequence ATGATCAAAATCTATGATACTATGACCCGCAGCCTGCGTGAATTTATGCCCATTGAGGAGGGCAAGGTTCGCATGTATGTCTGTGGTCCGACGGTTTATAACTATATCCATGTCGGCAATGCCCGCTCAACAGTAGCTTTTGACACAGTTCGTCGCTATTTTGAGTATCGGGGATTTGAGGTCAACTATATTTCCAATTTTACAGATGTAGATGATAAAATTATCAATCGGGCCAAGGACGAAGGCATCACTCCCAAAGAAGTGGCGGACAAGTATATCGCCGCCTTTCGCGAAGATGTGACGGCTTTGGGTGTCAAGCCGGCTACCCGTCATCCGCGTGTTGTGGAGTTTATGGCGGATATCATCCGCTTTGTGGAGGACTTAATTGACAAGGGCTACGCTTATGAGTCAGAGGGTGACGTCTATTTCCGTGTGGAAAAGTCTCACAACTATGCCAAACTAGCCAATAAAACCTTGGCAGACTTGGAGTTGGGCGCTTCTGGTCGGACAGATGAGGAGACTGCTCGCAAGGAAAATCCAGTAGATTTCGCCCTCTGGAAAGCTGCCAAGTCAGGCGAGATTTCTTGGGACAGTCCTTGGGGGCCTGGTCGTCCGGGCTGGCATATCGAGTGCTCGGTCATGTCGACAGAGATTTTAGGCGACACCATTGATATTCACGGTGGTGGAGCAGACTTGGAGTTTCCTCATCATACCAATGAAATCGCCCAGTCAGAGGCCAAGACTGGTCAAACTTTTGCCAACTACTGGATGCACAATGGCTTTGTCAATATCGACGATGTCAAGATGTCCAAGTCGCTAGGTAATTTTATCACCGTTCATGATGCCCTCAAGACCATTGATGGTCAGGTGCTGCGTTTCTTCTTTGCTACCCAGCATTACCGCAAGCCGATTAATTTCACGGAAAAAGCTGTCCATGATGCAGCGATTAATCTCAAATATTTGAAGAATACCTATGAGCAGCCTTTCACTGATCAGGCAGATTCAGTTCAGCTTCAAGTCTTGCTGGATAAGTTCACTGCCGCTATGGACGAAGATTTCAATGCAGCTAATGGCATCACGGTTGTCTTCGAGCTAGCCAAGTGGATCAACTCAGGCAACTACACCGCTGAAGTCAAGGAAGCCTTTGCTAAGCTTTTAGAAGTTTTTGGCATCGTCTTTGTAGAAGAAGTCTTGGATGCGGACATTGAACGCTTGATTGAGGAGCGCCAGGTGGCGCGTGCTAATCGGGACTTTGCGACTGCAGACCGTATCCGGAATGAATTAGCTGCTCAGGGCATTAAGCTTTTGGATACCAAGGACGGAGTGAGGTGGACCCGTGATTGA
- the rpsI gene encoding 30S ribosomal protein S9, translated as MSQAQYAGTGRRKNAVARVRLVPGTGKITVNKKDVEEYIPHADLRLVINQPFAVTSTVGQYDVLVNVIGGGYAGQAGAIRHGISRALLQVDPDFRDSLKRAGLLTRDARMVERKKPGLKKARKASQFSKR; from the coding sequence ATGTCACAAGCACAATATGCAGGTACTGGACGTCGTAAAAACGCTGTTGCACGCGTTCGCCTTGTTCCAGGAACTGGTAAAATCACTGTAAACAAAAAAGATGTTGAAGAGTACATCCCACACGCTGACCTTCGCCTTGTCATCAACCAACCATTTGCAGTTACTTCAACTGTTGGTCAATACGACGTTCTTGTAAACGTTATCGGTGGTGGTTACGCTGGTCAAGCAGGAGCTATCCGTCACGGTATCTCTCGTGCCCTTCTTCAAGTAGATCCAGACTTCCGCGATTCACTCAAACGCGCTGGTCTCCTTACTCGTGATGCCCGTATGGTTGAGCGTAAGAAACCAGGCTTGAAAAAAGCTCGTAAAGCATCACAATTTAGTAAACGTTAA